A section of the Archocentrus centrarchus isolate MPI-CPG fArcCen1 chromosome 20, fArcCen1, whole genome shotgun sequence genome encodes:
- the LOC115799910 gene encoding uncharacterized protein LOC115799910, protein MLVQVEHQAVQKWVRVRVPVTDDCYDYLKFIQEVHAKFNLASGVSVDLKDSSGVDVDADIFDELLRSATVSFKVVTERFVAPVDQSEVTDASFSSEDGSFSSVESPSSASSSSTVITENTKAQRRRLVEGPPDSEMAKNIVYVALHQKPGGEDVIKEYNKTRSLSDPTRKKLVNILVADMIESHGRVPPVNVRITHALGIVTLFPSLKDNGSPTGYVSINLQEP, encoded by the exons ATGCTGGTGCAGGTGGAGCATCAGGCAGTCCAGAAATGGGTTCGGGTTCGGGTTCCAGTGACAGATGACTGCTATGATTACTTGAAGTTCATTCAAGAGG TTCATGCTAAATTCAACTTGGCAAGTGGAGTCTCTGTAGACCTGAAGGACTCATCTGGAGTCGATGTGGATGCTGATATTTTTGATGAACTCCTGAGGTCTGCTACAGTATCTTTCAAAGTAGTCACTGAGCGCTTTG TGGCCCCTGTTGATCAGAGTGAGGTCACAGATGCTTCCTTCAGTTCTGAAGATGGCTCATTCTCGTCAGTCGAGTCTCCAAGCTCAGCAAGCTCATCTTCTACAGTGATTACAGAGAACACCAAAGCACAGAGAAGACGACTGGTTGAAGGACCACCTGACAGTGAGATGGCAAAAAAT ATTGTCTATGTAGCTCTGCACCAAAAACCAGGGGGAGAAGATGTAATAAAAGAGTACAACAAGACCAGAAGTCTCTCTGATCCAACAAGAAAGAAACTTGTCAACATTTTAGTGGCGGATATGATTGAAAGTCATGG GAGAGTCCCTCCTGTCAACGTTCGCATTACCCACGCCCTGGGAATTGTCACCCTCTTCCCCAGTTTGAAAGATAATGGCTCACCGACTGGCTATGTGAGTATTAATTTGCAGGAACCCTGA